CTCAATCGTGGCGTTGCGGTCAGCCAGGTCAAGCCGCTGCTCGACGCGCCGCAAGCCTTCACTGAAACCGTGGAGAACGATTGGCAGCGTCTGCGCCAGACATTGCTCTCGGCAGTCACCGCGCTCAATGAGCGCACGCTGGATGACAGCGTCAACCAGGCCATCGCGCTCTACCCACCGCGCACCCTGTGCGAGCAGTTGCTGATGCCGCTGCTGGCCGAACTCGAACAGCGCTGGCAAGGCCAGTTCGGCGCACAAATGGAGCGGACGTTTTTCTTCTCCTGGCTGCGCAGCAAGTTCGGCGCGCGCATCTATCACAACAACCGTCAGCTGCATTCGGCGCCGCTGCTGCTGATCAATCATTCCGACCTGCCGCTGGAGCCGCATCTGTGGCTGTGCGCGTGGCTGATCAGCAGTGCCGATTGCCCGGTGCAGGTGTTCGACTGGCCGCTGCCGGCCGGTGAACTGGCGTTGACCGTCGAGCAACTGCAAGCCCGTGGCGTGCTGTTGTATTCGAGCAAAGCCATGCAACTGGCGCAGTTGCCAAAACTGTTGGCGAACGTCAATTGCCCGACCTTGATCGCCGGACCTGCGGTGCACATCCACCACACCGAATTGTCCGCACGCACCGCCCAGGCTGCCAATCTGTTCCTGGCTGAAGATCCGCTTGCAGCCCATCAGGCGCTGCTCGAGCGTGGATTGATTTGATGATGGGTGTAATCACATGCAACTGATCTGGCTGCGCAGCGACTTGCGCCAACATGACAACACAGCCCTCGCGGCCGCCGCAGCGCGCGGCCCGACCGTGGCGGTGTACCTGTTGAGCCCGCAGCAGTGGCTGGAACACGACGATGCGCCGTGCAAGGTGGATTTCTGGCTGCGCAACCTGCGCGAACTGAGCCAGAGCCTCGGCGCACTGAATATCCCGTTGTTGATTCGCAGCGCGCCGCGCTGGGATCAGGCGCCAGCAGAACTGCTCAAGCTCTGCCGGCAATTGAAGATCGAAGCAGTGCACATCAACGAGGAATACGGCGTCCACGAAAGCCGCCGCGATGAGGCCGTCGCCGAAACGTTGCAGGCCGAGGGCATCGAATTTTACAGCTATCTGGATCAGTTGCTGTTCAAACCCGGCACGGTGCTGACCAAGACCGGCACTTATTTCCAGGTGTTCAGTCAGTTCCGCAAGGTCTGTTACGAACGCCTGCACCGCTCGATGCCGGCGCTGGTCAAGACACCGGGCAAACAGGCCGCGCTGGATATCGCCAGCGATGCCATTCCCGAGGCAGTCAAAGGCTTCGCCACGCCGAGCGAATCCCTGCGCACGTTATGGCCGGCCGGTGAGCAAGAGGCGCGGCGCCGACTCGACACCTTCACCGATGCGCAGATCGATTATTACCGCAGCGAACGCGACTTTCCGGCCAAACCCGGTACCAGCCAATTGTCGGCGTACCTCGCCGCCGGGGTCATCTCTCCACGCCAGTGCCTGCACGCTGCGCTGCAAAGCAATCAGGGCGAGTTCGAAAGCGGCAAGGTCGGCGCCGTGACCTGGATCAACGAGCTGCTCTGGCGCGAATTCTACAAACACATTCTGGTCGGCTATCCACGCGTCTCGCGGCATCGTGCCTTCCGCCCGGAAACCGAGGCGCTGGCCTGGCGCGATGCGCCGGAGGAGCTCAAGGCCTGGCAAGAGGCACGTACCGGCCTGCCAATCATTGACGCGGCGATGCGCCAATTGCTTGAAACCGGCTGGATGCACAATCGCCTGCGCATGGTCGTGGCGATGTTCCTGACCAAAAACCTTCTGATCGACTGGCGCGAGGGCGAACGCTTTTTCATGCGCCATCTGATCGACGGTGACCTGGCGGCGAACAACGGCGGCTGGCAGTGGAGTTCATCGACCGGCACCGACTCGGCGCCGTACTTCCGTATTTTCAACCCGTTGAGCCAGTCGGAAAAATTCGACGCCGAAGGCGTGTTCATCAAGCACTGGTTGCCGCAACTGGCCGGGCTCAACAAAAAAGAAGTGCACAACCCTGCCAGCGGCGGGCTGTTCGGCGTGGCGGACTATCCGGCGCCGATCGTCAACCTCAGCGCCTCACGCGAGCGTGCGCTGACGGCGTTCAAGAACCTGCCGTCGCGTCAGCCTGTCGGTGGCAGCGATGAGTGAATTCCTGCGCAGCTTTGCCCGGCAGTTTTCCGGGTTGAACAAGGACAATCTGCATCGCTTGGGCGAGCTGTACAGTCACGACATTCATTTCACCGATCCCCTGCACGAAGTTCAGGGCCTGGCGCAACTGCAGGATTACTTCAGCGAGCTGTACGCCAACGTCAGCGATCTGCGTTTCGATTTCCACGGTTTCGACCAGATCAGCGAAGGCGAAGGTTATCTGCGCTGGGTGATGAGTTATCGCCACCCGCGCCTGGCCAAAGGCCGGGAAATCAGGGTCGGCGGCTGTTCGCACCTGCTCTGGCGGGACAAGGTTTATCGCCATCGGGATTATTTCGATGCCGGGGCGCTGCTGTATGAACACTTGCCAATATTGGGCCGGGTGATTGCCTGGCTGAAAAGGAGAATGGGATGAGTCGTACACCTCCACGGCGGTATTGGTTGACCGGCGCCAGCAGTGGCATCGGTGCAGCATTGTGCGAGGACATTCTGAAAAGCGGCGCGCATCTGGCGGTCAGCTCGCGCTCGACTGCGCCGTTGAAAGTCTTGTCCCAGCGTTATCCGGGGCAAGTGTTGGTGGTGCCCGGCGATCTGACCAACAGTCAGACCGTGCGTGAAATCGGTG
This genomic interval from Pseudomonas koreensis contains the following:
- a CDS encoding MerR family transcriptional regulator, with the translated sequence MNDKTDSSAQEDLGADFKKALDEGWLPIREVARQTGVNAITLRAWERRYGLVVPQRTPKGHRLYSAEHVQRIMAILTWLNRGVAVSQVKPLLDAPQAFTETVENDWQRLRQTLLSAVTALNERTLDDSVNQAIALYPPRTLCEQLLMPLLAELEQRWQGQFGAQMERTFFFSWLRSKFGARIYHNNRQLHSAPLLLINHSDLPLEPHLWLCAWLISSADCPVQVFDWPLPAGELALTVEQLQARGVLLYSSKAMQLAQLPKLLANVNCPTLIAGPAVHIHHTELSARTAQAANLFLAEDPLAAHQALLERGLI
- the phrB gene encoding deoxyribodipyrimidine photo-lyase, which codes for MQLIWLRSDLRQHDNTALAAAAARGPTVAVYLLSPQQWLEHDDAPCKVDFWLRNLRELSQSLGALNIPLLIRSAPRWDQAPAELLKLCRQLKIEAVHINEEYGVHESRRDEAVAETLQAEGIEFYSYLDQLLFKPGTVLTKTGTYFQVFSQFRKVCYERLHRSMPALVKTPGKQAALDIASDAIPEAVKGFATPSESLRTLWPAGEQEARRRLDTFTDAQIDYYRSERDFPAKPGTSQLSAYLAAGVISPRQCLHAALQSNQGEFESGKVGAVTWINELLWREFYKHILVGYPRVSRHRAFRPETEALAWRDAPEELKAWQEARTGLPIIDAAMRQLLETGWMHNRLRMVVAMFLTKNLLIDWREGERFFMRHLIDGDLAANNGGWQWSSSTGTDSAPYFRIFNPLSQSEKFDAEGVFIKHWLPQLAGLNKKEVHNPASGGLFGVADYPAPIVNLSASRERALTAFKNLPSRQPVGGSDE
- a CDS encoding nuclear transport factor 2 family protein, translated to MSEFLRSFARQFSGLNKDNLHRLGELYSHDIHFTDPLHEVQGLAQLQDYFSELYANVSDLRFDFHGFDQISEGEGYLRWVMSYRHPRLAKGREIRVGGCSHLLWRDKVYRHRDYFDAGALLYEHLPILGRVIAWLKRRMG